In Actinomycetota bacterium, a genomic segment contains:
- a CDS encoding 4Fe-4S binding protein: MEEMDFEVKELVYRSEGDTGDFISFDPRRCDGCGLCARVCSAGLWSLKEGKARLAPRYRELCLECAACWEICAREAIDFSYPAGGTGVTIRYG; the protein is encoded by the coding sequence GTGGAGGAGATGGACTTCGAGGTCAAGGAGCTCGTCTATCGCAGCGAGGGAGACACCGGCGACTTCATCTCCTTCGACCCCAGACGCTGCGACGGGTGCGGGCTCTGTGCCAGGGTGTGCTCGGCCGGGCTGTGGTCCCTGAAGGAGGGAAAGGCCAGGCTGGCGCCGCGCTACCGCGAGCTGTGCCTGGAGTGCGCCGCCTGCTGGGAGATATGCGCTCGCGAGGCCATCGACTTCTCCTACCCGGCAGGCGGTACCGGGGTGACCATACGCTACGGATAA
- a CDS encoding FAD-dependent oxidoreductase produces MEKWDVVVVGAGPGGSYAAKTAAELGLRTVFLERGRHPGEKNSSGAGLGTRWWRDFPEIMGKLPYLSSYRRIDMIVIKVVDEENRLRLVQGTTGSDRDGSRWSGSLDKGMAGASIYRADLDPLIADLAVAAGAELRTSTLVTGVIEEDGVVRGVAKEKNDRGAWERRNMSRAGRSGR; encoded by the coding sequence ATGGAGAAGTGGGACGTGGTGGTGGTTGGAGCCGGTCCGGGCGGCTCCTACGCCGCCAAGACGGCGGCGGAACTCGGCCTGAGGACGGTCTTCCTGGAGCGGGGCAGGCATCCGGGCGAGAAGAACTCCTCCGGCGCGGGGCTGGGCACGAGGTGGTGGCGCGATTTCCCGGAGATCATGGGCAAGCTGCCTTATCTCTCCTCTTACCGGCGCATAGACATGATCGTCATCAAGGTGGTGGACGAGGAGAACCGCCTGCGGCTGGTGCAGGGCACCACGGGCTCGGATCGCGACGGCAGCAGGTGGTCCGGCTCCCTCGACAAGGGGATGGCAGGAGCTTCCATATACCGCGCCGATCTCGACCCCCTCATCGCCGACCTCGCCGTGGCCGCCGGCGCCGAGCTGCGCACCTCCACCCTCGTGACCGGGGTGATCGAGGAGGACGGGGTGGTCAGGGGGGTGGCGAAAGAGAAGAACGACCGCGGGGCGTGGGAGAGACGTAACATGAGCCGCGCGGGTCGATCCGGGAGGTAA